The Anaeromyxobacter sp. Fw109-5 genomic interval GGAAGTCTCCGGCGCATCCCCCTCCCCTTCCCTCGACCGGAGCGACCATGAGCCAGACCTGGCGCGAGTTGCTGATGACCGACCACGAGACCACCGAGCGCGTCTTCTCGGCGGCCGAGAAGGCCCTCGCGGCGCCAGAAGGCCCGTCGCCGGGGATGGTCGCGAACCTGCGCGAGTACCTCGTCGGCTACGTCGATCGCTGCCACAACCAGAAGGAGGAGCAGACCGTGTTCCCGCTGCTGCAGCGCGCCGGCCTGCCGGTCGAGGGCGGCCCGCTCGCGGTGATGCTGGCGGAGCACCGGCAGGCCAAGGCGCTCGTCGAGCGGATCGACGGCGCCGCCGCGGCCTTCGTGGCCGGGGACCGAGCGCGGCTGGACGACCTGCGCGACGCCTTCGGCGCGTACGCGGCGCTCTGCAAGGATCACTTCTGGAAGGAGAACGACATCCTCTACCCGCTCGCGGCGCGCATGCTCGACGAGGCGACGCAGGCCGGCATCGTCCCGGGCATCGAGGCGGTGGAGGCCGCGCTCGGGCCCGACACCCGCCGGCGCTAC includes:
- a CDS encoding PAS domain-containing protein translates to MSQTWRELLMTDHETTERVFSAAEKALAAPEGPSPGMVANLREYLVGYVDRCHNQKEEQTVFPLLQRAGLPVEGGPLAVMLAEHRQAKALVERIDGAAAAFVAGDRARLDDLRDAFGAYAALCKDHFWKENDILYPLAARMLDEATQAGIVPGIEAVEAALGPDTRRRYYRIADELVRAVELEDLSYGLDRQVLAAILNTLPVELSFVDEEDRVRYFSHERGEKIFPRSRGAIATNVRNCHPQKSVHLVEKILADFKAGRREVAEFWIDMGPRKVHIRYWPVRDEAGRYLGCLETVQDVSGIQRLTGQRRLLEEAA